One Spiroplasma endosymbiont of Dioctria linearis DNA segment encodes these proteins:
- the sufC gene encoding Fe-S cluster assembly ATPase SufC gives MHKLEIKDLYVNIEDKEILKGINLIVKSGEIHALMGPNGNGKSTLLMAIMGHPKYEIISGDILVDGESILEMDVNERSKAGLFLAMQNPQTIPGVSNLEFLKYIVNAHSDEKKKLQEIFKDIKQGAKELDFDLNMLKRFVNDGFSGGEKKKNEILQLKMLNPIFSLIDEIDSGLDVDALEVVSKNLNQVDLSRNAMVIVSHYDRFFKKVKPTHAHVIIEGKIITSGGKEIVERINTEGYTWVKELSK, from the coding sequence ATGCATAAATTAGAAATTAAAGATCTATATGTAAATATAGAGGACAAAGAAATATTAAAGGGAATTAATTTAATAGTTAAATCAGGAGAAATTCATGCTTTAATGGGACCAAATGGTAATGGAAAATCAACTTTATTGATGGCAATTATGGGTCATCCAAAGTATGAAATCATATCAGGAGATATTTTAGTTGATGGTGAATCAATTTTAGAGATGGATGTTAATGAAAGAAGCAAAGCTGGTTTGTTCTTGGCAATGCAAAACCCTCAAACAATTCCAGGAGTTTCAAACTTAGAGTTTTTAAAATATATAGTAAATGCTCACAGTGATGAAAAGAAAAAATTACAAGAAATCTTTAAAGATATTAAACAAGGAGCAAAGGAATTAGACTTTGATTTAAATATGTTAAAAAGATTTGTTAATGATGGTTTTAGTGGTGGAGAGAAAAAGAAAAATGAAATTTTACAATTAAAAATGCTAAATCCAATTTTTAGCCTAATTGATGAAATTGATTCAGGATTAGATGTTGATGCTTTGGAAGTTGTTTCAAAAAACTTAAATCAAGTTGATTTATCAAGAAACGCAATGGTAATCGTTTCTCATTATGATAGATTCTTTAAAAAGGTAAAACCAACTCATGCTCACGTTATTATTGAGGGAAAAATAATAACAAGTGGGGGTAAAGAAATTGTTGAAAGAATTAATACAGAAGGTTATACATGAGTAAAGGAATTATCTAAATAA